The Mauremys mutica isolate MM-2020 ecotype Southern chromosome 1, ASM2049712v1, whole genome shotgun sequence genome has a segment encoding these proteins:
- the IFNG gene encoding interferon gamma codes for MTPQIYLFILLSISSCFGCFFCQSILPKIEEDIEKLKADFNSSQSDVAEGGSIFTERLKSWTEANEKKIILSQIISMYLKMFDNIGPATSKLHVKNIHNALHTLNNSLTESFKKVKDLMELAKLPMNDKKIQRKAVNELFPTLQKLLLDHPTTHVKRKRSQNQKRKCRC; via the exons ATGACTCCTCAGATTTATCTCTTCATCCTTCTATCTATCAGCTCTTGTTTTGGATGTTTCTTTTGTCAATCAATTCTTCCTAAAATAGAAGAAGATATAGAAAAACTCAAAGCTGACTTT AATTCAAGTCAGTCAGATGTAGCTGAGGGCGGATCTATTTTCACAGAAAGACTGAAAAGTTGGACAGAG gcaaatgaaaaaaaaatcatactcaGCCAGATCATTTCCATGTACTTGAAAATGTTTGATAATATTGGTCCGGCTACGAGTAAATTGCACGTCAAGAACATACACAATGCCCTGCATACGTTGAACAACAGCCTAACTGAAAGCTTCAAAAAAGTAAAAGACCTAATGGAGTTGGCAAAACTTCCG ATGAATGATAAGAAAATCCAACGCAAAGCTGTTAATGAACTTTTCCCCACCTTACAAAAACTACTACTGGACCATCCAACTACTCACGTAAAGAGAAAAAGGAGCCAAAATCAGAAAAGGAAATGTAGATGTTGA